A part of Pantoea vagans genomic DNA contains:
- the manX gene encoding PTS mannose transporter subunit IIAB, whose amino-acid sequence MTIAIVIGTHGWAAEQLLKTAEMLLGEQENIGWIDFVPGENAETLIEKYQARLAELDTSKGVLFLVDTWGGSPFNAASRIVVDKPHYEVIAGVNIPMLVETLMARDDDPGFDELVAVAVETGREGVKALKAKEEAPALAAVKPAAAAQPAKPMAPGDHMKIGLARIDDRLIHGQVATRWTKETNVQRIIVVSDEVANDHVRKTLLTQVAPPGVTAHVVDVDKMVRVWNNPKYGQDRVMLLFTNPADVLRVVEQGVDIKTVNIGGMAFRQGKTQVNNAVSVDEKDIAAFRKLNERNIELEVRKVSSDQKLKMMDLIAKVNA is encoded by the coding sequence GTGACCATTGCGATAGTAATTGGTACACACGGCTGGGCAGCGGAACAACTGCTGAAAACAGCAGAAATGCTGTTAGGCGAGCAGGAGAATATCGGCTGGATAGACTTTGTCCCCGGTGAAAATGCAGAAACGCTGATTGAAAAATATCAGGCACGACTGGCAGAACTGGATACCAGCAAGGGGGTTCTTTTTCTGGTCGATACCTGGGGCGGCAGCCCGTTCAATGCGGCCAGCCGCATTGTTGTCGACAAGCCACACTATGAGGTCATCGCCGGGGTCAATATTCCGATGCTGGTCGAAACCCTGATGGCGCGTGATGACGATCCCGGATTTGACGAACTGGTCGCCGTGGCGGTGGAGACCGGTCGTGAAGGGGTCAAAGCCCTGAAAGCGAAAGAAGAAGCACCGGCACTGGCTGCGGTGAAACCGGCCGCTGCGGCACAACCGGCTAAGCCAATGGCGCCTGGTGATCACATGAAGATCGGGCTGGCGCGCATTGACGACCGTCTGATTCATGGACAGGTCGCCACGCGCTGGACTAAAGAGACCAACGTTCAGCGTATTATCGTGGTCAGCGATGAAGTGGCCAACGATCACGTGCGCAAAACCCTGCTGACGCAGGTCGCGCCGCCCGGCGTGACGGCCCATGTGGTGGATGTCGACAAAATGGTGCGGGTGTGGAACAACCCGAAGTATGGTCAGGATCGCGTCATGCTGCTGTTTACCAACCCCGCCGATGTCCTGCGCGTAGTTGAACAGGGTGTCGATATTAAAACGGTCAACATCGGCGGGATGGCGTTCCGCCAGGGGAAAACCCAGGTCAATAATGCGGTCTCGGTTGATGAAAAAGATATCGCCGCATTCCGCAAACTCAATGAACGCAATATTGAACTGGAAGTGCGAAAAGTTTCCAGCGATCAAAAACTGAAAATGATGGATCTGATTGCGAAAGTAAACGCGTAA
- a CDS encoding TerC family protein, with protein MEFLFDPSIWAGLLTLIVLEIVLGIDNLVFIAILADKLPPKQRDKARLIGLSLALVMRLGLLSLISWIVTLTTPLFSVGGFSFSGRDLILLFGGFFLLFKATMELHERLENRQLDGSANRGYASFWAVVLQIVVLDAVFSLDAVITAVGMVNHLPVMMTAVVIAMGVMLLASKPLTNFVNAHPTVVVLCLSFLLMIGLSLVAEGFGFHIPKGYLYAAIGFSILIELFNQIARRNFIRHQSNRPMRERTAEAILRLMGGRNRAQTASNGNNSSNASASEESALTEAMPQEAFKDEERYMINGVLTLASRSIRSIMTPRGDISWVDANRPVDEIRGQLLDTPHSLFPVCRGELDEIVGVVRAKELLVALEQGVDVATFAANTPTIVVPETLDPINLLGVLRRAKGSFVIVTNEFGVVQGLITPLDVLEAIAGEFPDEDETPDIVADGDGWLVKGGTDLHSLQQLLDFHELVDPTEDHASLAGLLIEQKGQLPLPGEVIDITPLHFQIIEATDYRIDLVRVTKDKPHDEEDEE; from the coding sequence ATGGAATTTTTATTCGACCCCTCAATCTGGGCGGGTTTACTGACGCTTATCGTGCTGGAAATCGTACTCGGTATCGATAACCTGGTGTTTATTGCTATCCTGGCCGACAAACTGCCGCCAAAGCAGCGTGATAAAGCACGTCTGATTGGCCTGTCGCTGGCGCTGGTGATGCGTCTGGGCCTGTTGTCGCTGATCTCCTGGATTGTCACGCTGACCACGCCTCTCTTCAGCGTAGGCGGTTTCAGCTTTTCCGGACGAGATTTAATCCTGCTGTTCGGTGGTTTCTTCCTGTTGTTTAAAGCGACCATGGAGCTACACGAGAGGCTGGAGAACCGTCAGCTTGATGGTTCCGCAAATCGGGGATATGCCAGTTTCTGGGCAGTGGTATTGCAGATTGTGGTGCTGGACGCGGTCTTCTCACTGGATGCGGTGATTACCGCCGTGGGTATGGTGAACCACCTGCCGGTGATGATGACTGCCGTGGTGATTGCCATGGGTGTGATGCTGCTGGCGTCTAAACCGCTAACCAACTTTGTTAACGCGCATCCGACCGTGGTGGTGCTCTGTCTGAGCTTCCTGCTGATGATCGGTCTGTCGCTGGTGGCAGAAGGCTTTGGTTTCCATATTCCGAAAGGCTACCTCTATGCGGCGATTGGCTTCTCGATTCTGATTGAGCTGTTCAACCAGATTGCACGTCGTAACTTTATTCGCCATCAGTCAAATCGTCCGATGCGTGAGCGTACCGCAGAGGCGATTCTGCGCCTGATGGGCGGCCGTAACCGTGCTCAGACGGCCAGCAATGGCAATAACAGCAGTAACGCCAGCGCCAGTGAAGAGTCGGCGCTGACGGAAGCGATGCCGCAGGAAGCGTTTAAAGATGAAGAGCGCTACATGATTAATGGCGTGCTGACGCTGGCTTCCCGCTCGATTCGCAGCATCATGACGCCGCGCGGTGATATCTCCTGGGTTGATGCGAATCGTCCGGTGGATGAGATTCGCGGTCAGCTGCTGGATACGCCTCACAGCCTGTTCCCGGTCTGCCGGGGTGAACTGGATGAAATTGTTGGCGTGGTGCGCGCCAAAGAGCTGCTGGTGGCGCTGGAGCAGGGTGTGGATGTGGCGACCTTCGCGGCGAATACACCGACCATTGTGGTGCCGGAGACGCTGGATCCGATCAACCTGCTTGGCGTGCTGCGTCGTGCCAAAGGCAGCTTCGTGATCGTCACCAATGAGTTTGGCGTGGTGCAGGGTCTGATTACGCCGCTGGACGTGCTGGAAGCGATTGCGGGTGAATTCCCGGATGAAGATGAAACGCCTGATATTGTTGCAGATGGCGATGGCTGGTTAGTAAAAGGCGGAACCGATCTGCACTCGCTGCAGCAGTTACTCGACTTCCATGAGCTGGTCGATCCGACAGAAGATCACGCTTCTCTGGCGGGCCTGCTGATTGAGCAGAAAGGGCAGTTACCGCTTCCCGGCGAGGTGATTGATATCACGCCGCTGCACTTCCAGATTATCGAAGCGACGGATTACCGTATCGATCTGGTGCGTGTTACCAAAGATAAACCGCATGACGAGGAAGATGAGGAGTAA
- a CDS encoding EAL domain-containing protein — translation MFMAQQFVGQFRRKRLLIALSIATVVLILTLAFRYIEEKSRIEQQAMDFADKAIMRFDRMFSPLEVSANNTLGLVGVPCQDVRFPLVEKISSLQTVRAILLVENDMLYCSSIYGPRNIPFSQTYPDLAFNSQRMTLSTDQYLLKGSPVLLLWTPKSLDNRSGILQVINIEMMSNYLLEPQLPWVERAVFNVNGESLEYGNPLIEPTVPADDEVSYEQGSLRYPFTLTLYGPSPTRLALATLPSQLPLALLLSLLMGYIIWLATANRMSLSWQISYGITAREFMVYCQPLINSKSGECDGIELLLRWHNARQGWIAPDVFIPLAERQNLIKPLTRFVLNEVVRQLPQLPDDPAFHIAINVAASHFRDRAILDDLQNLWWPASPVPQLVVELTERDALPVVDQSVIAQLHDIGVRLAIDDFGTGHSSLSYLKDLQPDVLKIDKIFTAAIGTDAINATVTDMVISLAQRLNISLVAEGVETAEQADYLRERGVDHLQGYYFARPMPLEDFPAWLTLHQADARR, via the coding sequence ATGTTTATGGCCCAGCAATTTGTTGGACAATTCAGACGCAAGCGTTTGCTGATCGCACTGTCAATCGCCACCGTGGTGCTGATATTAACGCTGGCCTTTCGCTACATCGAAGAGAAGTCACGTATTGAACAGCAGGCGATGGATTTCGCCGACAAAGCGATTATGCGGTTTGACCGGATGTTTTCACCGCTGGAGGTTTCAGCCAATAATACGCTGGGGCTGGTGGGCGTTCCCTGTCAGGACGTGCGTTTTCCGCTCGTCGAAAAAATCTCCTCTCTGCAGACGGTACGTGCCATTCTGCTGGTCGAAAACGACATGCTTTACTGCTCCAGTATTTACGGCCCGCGCAATATCCCTTTCAGCCAGACTTATCCTGACCTTGCCTTCAACAGCCAGCGTATGACCCTCTCAACCGATCAGTATCTGCTGAAAGGCTCGCCGGTTTTACTGCTGTGGACGCCAAAAAGCCTGGATAACCGTTCGGGAATATTGCAGGTCATCAACATTGAAATGATGAGTAACTACCTGCTGGAGCCTCAGTTGCCCTGGGTGGAACGCGCTGTGTTTAATGTTAATGGTGAGAGCCTGGAGTATGGCAATCCGTTAATAGAGCCAACGGTGCCGGCAGATGACGAAGTGAGTTACGAGCAGGGTTCGCTGCGCTACCCGTTTACGCTCACCCTCTATGGCCCTTCGCCGACACGGCTGGCGCTGGCGACACTTCCCTCACAGCTGCCGCTGGCGCTGCTGCTGAGCCTGCTGATGGGCTACATTATCTGGCTGGCGACGGCAAATCGCATGAGCCTCAGCTGGCAAATCAGCTACGGCATTACGGCCCGTGAGTTTATGGTCTATTGCCAGCCGCTGATCAACAGCAAAAGCGGCGAGTGTGACGGGATAGAATTGCTGCTGCGCTGGCATAACGCCCGCCAGGGCTGGATCGCACCGGATGTCTTTATTCCGCTGGCCGAGCGCCAGAATCTGATCAAGCCGCTGACGCGCTTTGTGCTGAACGAGGTGGTGAGACAGCTGCCGCAGTTGCCCGATGATCCCGCTTTTCATATCGCCATCAATGTGGCCGCCAGTCATTTCCGCGACCGCGCCATTCTGGACGATCTGCAGAACCTGTGGTGGCCTGCCAGTCCGGTGCCGCAACTGGTAGTGGAACTCACTGAGCGGGATGCCCTGCCGGTCGTCGATCAATCGGTGATTGCACAACTGCACGACATTGGCGTCCGGCTGGCGATTGATGACTTTGGCACCGGTCACAGCTCGCTCTCCTACCTGAAAGATTTGCAGCCAGACGTGCTCAAAATCGACAAGATTTTCACAGCGGCTATCGGTACGGATGCCATTAACGCCACGGTAACGGATATGGTGATTTCGCTGGCCCAGCGCCTGAATATCAGTCTGGTGGCTGAAGGGGTGGAAACGGCTGAACAGGCGGATTATCTGCGCGAACGCGGGGTGGATCATCTGCAGGGCTACTATTTTGCCCGCCCGATGCCGCTGGAAGACTTTCCAGCCTGGCTGACGCTGCATCAGGCTGATGCCCGCCGTTAA
- a CDS encoding L-serine ammonia-lyase, producing MISVFDMFKVGIGPSSSHTVGPMKAGKQFVDLLCEQGKLQEVTRIAVDVYGSLSLTGKGHHTDIAIIMGLAGESPDTVDIDAIPAFIKDVEQRERLLLAKGAHEVDFPREGGMVFRSENLSLHENGLRLLAFAGDLLILSKTYYSVGGGFIVDEEHFGQSALDEVSVPWPFHSAKDLLAHCRETGLSLSGLVMKNELALHSRDEIHAYFTHIWQTMQACIDRGLNTEGVLPGPLRVPRRAASLRRLLTSSTKHSSDPMIVIDWINMFALAVNEENAAGGRVVTAPTNGACGIVPAVLAYYDHFIEPVTPDIFLRYFLASGAIGVLYKMNASISGAEVGCQGEVGVACSMAAAGLAELLGGSPEQVCVAAEIGMEHNLGLTCDPVAGQVQVPCIERNAIASVKAINAARMALRRTSEPRVSLDKVIETMYETGKDMNAKYRETSRGGLAIKVQCD from the coding sequence GTGATTAGTGTTTTCGACATGTTCAAAGTGGGCATTGGCCCCTCGAGTTCGCATACTGTCGGCCCGATGAAAGCGGGTAAACAATTTGTGGATTTGCTGTGCGAACAGGGAAAGCTGCAGGAGGTCACCCGGATCGCCGTGGATGTTTACGGTTCTCTGTCGCTGACCGGCAAAGGGCATCACACGGATATCGCCATTATTATGGGTCTGGCTGGCGAATCGCCGGACACGGTAGATATCGATGCCATTCCCGCATTTATTAAAGATGTTGAACAGCGTGAGCGTCTGCTGCTGGCAAAAGGCGCGCATGAAGTTGATTTCCCGCGTGAAGGCGGCATGGTGTTCCGCAGTGAGAACCTTTCACTGCATGAAAATGGCCTGCGCCTGCTGGCGTTTGCGGGCGACCTGCTGATCCTGTCGAAAACCTACTACTCCGTGGGCGGTGGGTTCATTGTGGATGAAGAGCACTTCGGTCAGTCGGCACTGGATGAGGTCTCTGTGCCCTGGCCGTTCCACTCCGCCAAAGATCTGCTGGCGCACTGTCGCGAAACCGGCCTGTCGCTGTCGGGTCTGGTGATGAAAAATGAGTTGGCACTGCACAGCCGCGACGAGATTCATGCCTATTTCACCCACATCTGGCAGACCATGCAGGCCTGTATCGATCGCGGTCTGAATACTGAAGGCGTGTTGCCAGGACCGCTGCGCGTACCCCGTCGTGCCGCCTCCCTGCGCCGCCTGCTGACCTCCTCCACCAAGCACTCCAGCGATCCGATGATTGTTATCGACTGGATCAATATGTTTGCGCTGGCGGTCAACGAAGAGAATGCCGCGGGAGGCCGTGTGGTCACGGCGCCGACGAACGGTGCCTGCGGTATCGTGCCTGCGGTGCTGGCTTACTACGATCACTTTATCGAGCCGGTGACACCCGATATTTTCCTGCGCTATTTCCTCGCCTCGGGGGCCATAGGCGTGCTGTACAAAATGAACGCCTCTATATCGGGCGCGGAAGTGGGCTGCCAGGGTGAAGTGGGTGTCGCCTGTTCGATGGCGGCGGCCGGTCTGGCAGAGCTGCTGGGCGGCAGCCCGGAACAGGTGTGCGTCGCCGCTGAAATCGGCATGGAGCATAACCTGGGACTGACCTGCGATCCCGTGGCCGGTCAGGTTCAGGTTCCCTGCATTGAACGTAATGCTATTGCCTCGGTTAAAGCTATTAACGCGGCGCGTATGGCACTCCGCCGCACCAGTGAACCCCGCGTCTCGCTGGATAAGGTTATTGAGACCATGTATGAGACCGGCAAGGATATGAACGCGAAATACCGTGAAACTTCCCGTGGCGGTCTGGCGATTAAAGTTCAGTGTGATTAA
- a CDS encoding CoA pyrophosphatase, whose amino-acid sequence MALTLEVFRSRFLLQQPARSTQRLSGRHAAVLVPVVARHEPGLLLTQRSHALRKHAGQVAFPGGMQDDTDASLIATALREAQEEVGIDPQQVEILGALPAVTSSTGFQVTPVLGIIPADLRLTINPDEVSSAFEMPLAEALQLSRYSALEVHRAGVRHPVWLSRYQDYLVWGMTAGIIRSLSTQIAF is encoded by the coding sequence TTGGCACTGACGCTTGAGGTTTTCCGCAGCCGCTTTCTCCTGCAGCAGCCAGCCCGCAGCACGCAGCGTCTTTCCGGACGTCATGCCGCGGTGCTGGTGCCGGTTGTAGCCCGTCATGAACCGGGTCTGTTGCTGACGCAGCGCTCGCACGCCCTGCGCAAACATGCCGGACAGGTCGCCTTTCCCGGCGGGATGCAGGATGACACCGATGCCTCGCTGATCGCCACCGCCCTGCGTGAGGCGCAGGAAGAAGTCGGTATCGATCCACAGCAGGTCGAGATATTAGGCGCGCTGCCCGCTGTCACCAGCAGTACCGGATTTCAGGTAACACCGGTGCTGGGCATTATTCCAGCCGATCTGCGCTTAACGATTAATCCGGATGAGGTGAGCAGTGCCTTCGAGATGCCGCTGGCTGAGGCACTGCAGCTCAGCCGCTATAGCGCGCTGGAGGTGCATAGGGCGGGTGTACGCCATCCGGTCTGGCTGTCGCGCTATCAGGATTATCTGGTGTGGGGCATGACAGCAGGGATTATCCGTTCACTGAGTACGCAGATCGCCTTCTGA
- the pabB gene encoding aminodeoxychorismate synthase component 1 produces the protein MIVETLTLDYTPDALTQRFATLAHLPWAMLLSSAQASHSDNRFDILTADPRATLVTRGPLTTISDATGTSESTADPLLLVQQQCDALGVTPAACEALPFQGGALGLFGYDLGRRFELLPHKAAADLTTPDMAVGIYDWALIADHHQQTLTLVALKNAEARAAWLTQWPAREDVPFSLTSGWRSNLSYAEYATRFAAVQAYIQAGDCYQVNLAQRFQAGYQGDEWQAFTLLNAANRAPFSAFLRLPESAILSLSPERFLSLNQHQIETRPIKGTRPRCADPIADARQAEALRHAEKDRAENLMIVDLLRNDIGRVALPGSVTVPELFVVEPFPAVHHLVSTVRAQLPDTLQATDLLRACFPGGSITGAPKIRAMEIIDELEPQRRNAWCGSIGYISLCGRMDTSITIRTLIAEGQQLYCAAGGGLVADSDPEAEYQETLDKVSRILPALEQTGGSVGTDA, from the coding sequence ATGATTGTTGAAACCCTCACGCTTGATTATACCCCGGATGCGCTGACTCAGCGTTTCGCCACCCTTGCCCATCTGCCGTGGGCGATGCTGCTCTCCTCCGCGCAGGCCAGCCACAGCGACAACCGCTTCGATATTCTGACGGCCGATCCCCGCGCCACCTTGGTGACCCGCGGGCCGCTAACGACCATCAGCGACGCGACCGGCACGTCCGAATCGACTGCGGATCCCCTGCTGCTGGTGCAGCAACAGTGTGATGCGCTGGGCGTGACGCCTGCGGCCTGCGAAGCGCTGCCGTTTCAGGGCGGCGCGCTCGGCCTGTTTGGTTATGATCTGGGCCGCCGGTTTGAGTTGCTGCCCCACAAAGCCGCAGCCGATCTTACAACGCCGGACATGGCCGTGGGGATCTATGACTGGGCCTTGATTGCCGATCATCATCAGCAAACCCTGACGCTGGTGGCACTGAAGAACGCTGAAGCACGCGCCGCCTGGCTGACGCAGTGGCCCGCGCGTGAAGACGTGCCTTTTTCACTGACCAGCGGCTGGCGTTCTAATCTGAGCTATGCCGAATACGCTACGCGCTTTGCCGCGGTTCAGGCCTATATTCAGGCCGGTGACTGTTACCAGGTCAACCTGGCGCAGCGTTTTCAGGCCGGTTATCAGGGTGATGAGTGGCAGGCGTTTACTCTGCTTAACGCGGCTAACCGCGCGCCGTTCAGCGCGTTTCTGCGCCTGCCGGAAAGTGCAATCCTCAGCCTGTCGCCGGAGCGCTTTCTGTCGCTGAATCAACACCAGATTGAAACCCGACCGATTAAAGGCACCCGGCCACGCTGTGCCGATCCGATTGCCGATGCGCGACAGGCTGAGGCACTGCGTCATGCGGAGAAAGATCGGGCTGAAAACCTGATGATTGTCGATTTGCTGCGCAACGATATTGGTCGCGTGGCGCTGCCCGGCTCGGTCACGGTGCCGGAACTGTTTGTGGTTGAACCCTTCCCCGCCGTCCATCATCTGGTGAGCACGGTACGGGCGCAGTTGCCTGACACCCTGCAGGCTACCGATCTGCTGCGCGCCTGTTTTCCGGGCGGCTCAATAACCGGTGCGCCCAAGATTCGGGCGATGGAGATTATTGATGAACTGGAGCCGCAGCGGCGTAATGCCTGGTGCGGCAGTATCGGCTATATCAGCCTGTGTGGCCGGATGGATACCAGCATCACGATCCGCACGCTGATTGCCGAAGGCCAGCAGCTTTACTGTGCCGCAGGTGGCGGGCTGGTGGCAGACAGCGATCCAGAAGCGGAGTATCAGGAAACGCTCGACAAAGTCAGCCGGATTTTACCGGCTCTCGAACAGACAGGAGGTTCAGTTGGCACTGACGCTTGA
- a CDS encoding YoaH family protein yields the protein MFIGLPALSHEQQQQAVERIQELMTGGLSSGVAIAQVAQEIRQNHKGEQIRALFDDEDEENEEE from the coding sequence ATGTTTATTGGATTACCGGCTCTCTCACATGAGCAGCAACAGCAGGCCGTCGAACGTATTCAGGAGTTAATGACGGGTGGTTTATCGAGCGGTGTAGCGATCGCCCAGGTGGCGCAGGAAATCCGTCAGAATCACAAGGGCGAACAGATTCGGGCGTTATTCGACGACGAAGATGAAGAAAACGAAGAGGAATAA
- a CDS encoding RidA family protein: protein MSITRIDPEHRMSEAVIHNDTIYYTSVPENLDADAEAQTANALAVIDAILTRLGSDKSKILDATLFLVDKADFPAMNRAWDAWVSPGNAPVRCTVQAGLLNPKYKIEIKIIAAR from the coding sequence ATGAGTATTACCCGCATTGACCCGGAACATCGCATGTCCGAAGCTGTTATTCATAACGACACCATCTATTACACCAGCGTGCCTGAAAACCTGGATGCTGACGCAGAAGCGCAGACCGCCAATGCGCTGGCGGTCATTGACGCGATCCTGACCCGCCTCGGCAGTGATAAAAGTAAGATCCTGGATGCGACGCTGTTTCTGGTGGATAAAGCCGATTTCCCCGCCATGAACCGCGCCTGGGACGCCTGGGTCTCACCGGGCAATGCGCCAGTGCGCTGCACCGTTCAGGCCGGGCTGCTGAATCCTAAATACAAAATCGAAATTAAAATCATCGCTGCACGCTAA